A segment of the Paracoccus suum genome:
CGACCTCCAGGAGGCGGTTCAGCACTTCATCGGTCGTCGTCTCATCGACGCTGATGCCGACGCGATCATTGCCGACCTTGCGCAGCAGGATGCCGTTCTCGCGCGCCGCCGTCAGGACCGCGGTCTGGCCGATCCCGACCTCGACGGTCAGGGTGTCGAAAAAGCTGTCGTTGACGATGGTGGCGCCGGCCTCGCGCAGGGCTGCAGCGAGGCGCGCGGTGCGCTGGTGGATGCGGGTGGCGATGGCGCGCAGGCCCTTGGGGCCGTGGAACACGGCATAGAACCCGGCCATGACCGCCAGCAGCGCCTGCGCGGTACAGACGTTGCTGGTCGCCTTTTCGCGGCGGATGTGCTGCTCGCGCGTCTGCAGCGACAGGCGATAGGCGCGGTTGCCGCGCGCGTCGACGCTGACGCCGACGATCCGGCCGGGCATCGAGCGTTTCAGCGCGTCCCGGCAGGCAAAGAAGGCGGCGTGGGGGCCGCCATACCCCATCTGCACGCCGAACCGCTGGGCGCTGCCGACAGCCATGTCGGCGCCCATCTCGCCCGGCGATTTCAGGACGCAGAGCGCCATCAGGTCGGTGGCCACGATGGCAAGGCCGCCCTGCGCGTGGACCGCCTCGATCGGCGCGGTAAGGTCGGTCAACTCGCCATAGGTGCCCGGATACTGGAAGATCGCGCCGAAGATGCCCTCGGGGACCTCATTCGCCCGGCCGCTGACAACCTCGATCCCCAGAGGCTCGGCGCGGGTGCGCAGCACGGCCAAGGTCTGCGGGTGCAGCGCCTCGTCGGCAAAGAAGCGCAGCGATTTCGCCTTGGCGGAACGTTGCGCCATGGTCATCGCCTCGGCTGCCGCCGTTGCCTCGTCCAGCAGCGAGGCGTTGGCCACGTCGAGCCCGGTCAGGTCGGTGACCATGGTCTGGTAGTTCAGCAGCGCTTCAAGCCGGCCCTGCGCGATTTCGGGTTGGTAGGGGGTGTACGCCGTGTACCAGGCCGGGTTTTCCAGGATGTTGCGCTGGATCGCCGGCGGGGTGACGGTCCCGTAATAGCCCTGCCCGATCAGGCTGACCATGCGCGGGTTAGCCTTGGCCAGATCGCGCATCTTCGAGAGCAGCTCATGCTCGGAGAGCGAAGGCCAGTCGAGCACGTCCGCCTGGCGGATCGAGCCCGGCACGGTCTCGTCGATCAGCGCCTCCAGCGAGCCGAGGCCCAGCGCCGAGAGCATCTCGGTCATCTCGGCCGGCGACGGGCCGATATGGCGACGGTTGGCGAAATCATAGGGATCGTAGTCGGTGACTGGGAGGGACATCGGGTCAACCTTCGTGATGGGCGTCGGTATGGGCGAGGACGTTGATCAGGTTGCCCTCGGGGTCGCGCAGGTAAAAGCGGCGCACGCCCCAGGGCTCGGTCACGGGGCCGTAGACGGGCGCTGCCCCCGCCGCGCGAGCGGCGGTCTCGACCGCGTCGAGGTCATCGACGGCGATCGAGATGGCTGGCATCGCGGTCCCCGAGCCACCCTCGGACGCGGTGTGCAGCTCGATCTCCGGGCGGGCATCGCCCTTCAGGAAGGCGATCCAGCCCATCTCGAGCGGGATCGCCAGCCCGAAGACGTCGCAGTAAAAGCGCGCGAGCCGCACGGGATCGGTGGCGGGCAGGTTGGCGATGATGCGCCGCACCGCCATGGATCAGCCGATCAGCGCCTGATAGCCGGCCTCGTCCATGAAACCGTCCGCGGCACCGGCCTCGGCCGGCTTGATGCGAAAGAACCACGCGCCCATGGCGTCGGTGTTCACGCTGCCCGGATCGGTGCCCAGCACGTCGTTGACGGCGGTGATCGTGCCCGCCAGCGGGGCGGTGATCTCGGACGCGGCCTTGACCGATTCGATCACCACGATCTCGTCGCCCGCAGCGACCTCGCGGCCGACCTCGGGCAGGTCGATGAACACCACATCGCCCAGTTGCTCGGCGGCATGGTCGGTGATGCCGACGACAAGCTCGTCGCCCTCGGGGCGCAGCCACTCGTGATTTTCAGTATAGCGCAGCATGGCAGACCTCAGCGTTTGTAGGAGGGTTTGACGAAAGGCATGGGGGCGATCGTAACCGGAACGCGCTTGCCGCGCAGTTCCGCATAGATGGTCGTGCCATCGGCCAGGTCGGCCGGCAGGATGGCGCTGGCGATGGGCGCGCCGACGGTCGGGCCAAAGCCGCCCGACTGGACGGTGCCGATGGACTCGCCGCCGGTCTCGGCCGCGAACAGGGGCACGCCCTCGCGGATCGGGGCACGGCCCTCGGGGCGCAGTCCGCGGCGGATCGCCTTGGCGCCTTCTGCAATCTCGGCCAGGACCTTGTCCGCTCCGGGAAAACCGCCTGCCCGCGGCCCGCCGGTGCGGCGCGCCTTGGGGATCGACCAGCCAAGGCCAGCCGCGGCCGGCGTGGTGTTCAGGTCCATGTCATGCCCGTAGAGGGGCATTCCAGCCTCGAGCCGCAAGGAATCGCGCGCGCCAAGGCCGATCAGCGCCACCGCCTCGTCGGCCAGCAGCGCCTCGGCCAACTCGACCGCACGATCCGAGGGGACCGAAATCTCGAACCCGTCCTCGCCGGTATAGCCCGAACGGCTGACCCACAGCGTGGCGCCGTCCCAATCGAGCTCGGCCACGTCCATGAAGCGCATGTCGGCAGCGCCCGGCACCAGCCGGGCCAGAACGGCCTCTGCCTCGGGGCCCTGCAGCGCCAACAGGGCGCGGTCGCTGACGACCTCGACCGCGACGCCATCGAGGGTTTGCAGATGGGCGATGTCCTGATCGGCGCAGCCGGCATTGACCACGAGGAACAGGTGATCGCCCTTGTTGGCGATCATCAGATCGTCCAGCACGCCGCCATCCTCGCTGGTGAAGAGGCCGTAGCGCTGGCGTCCCTCGGCCAGCCCGATGACATCGGCAGGCACCAGTGTCTCGAGGATTTCGCTGGCCGGGGCGCCCCCGGGGGTGCCCCGCACCAGCACCTGGCCCATGTGCGAAACGTCGAATAGCCCGGCCTTGGCGCGGGTGTGCAGATGCTCGCCCATGACGCCCAGCGGATACTGGACCGGCATCTCCCAGCCGGCAAAGGGCACCATGCGCGCGCCTTGCGCCACGTGCAGGTCGTACAGCGGGGTGCGCCGCAGCGCGGATTGATCGGTCATCCCAGCCTCCCGGTCCGGCCGCGCGCCATGCGGGCCGGCGTCATCGATGCGGGTCCGATCGCCCGCCGATGCCCCCTCTGTCCTTTGCGCCTGAGATCGTTATCCCTTCGGCGGACGCGGCCTTGCGGCGCGCGCCTTCTCTCCAGAGTCCGTCACGGAAACGGTCTTTTCGCCTGAGAGTTTACCGGGGCGGTTGCTCCTTCGGCCCCGGGCGCTGAGGCCCGGTGTCTCCCGATTTCCGTGCCAGCGGCGTAGCCGGGCGGCAGGATTCTGGCAAGCCCCTTGTAAGCGGCCCCTAAAGCCGGCCGAGGGCCACCGCCGTCCAGAACACCGCATCGCCGCTGAAGCCTTGGCGATAGACGCCAGCCCGGCGCATGGCGCGGGCGGTGGCCAGTGAGCTGCGGGCGGCCAAGCCGGTTTGCAGCGCCGCAAGCTGGGCGCGGTGGGTTGGCGTGAGGCGCGCAGCCGAGGCCGCAAGCGCCGCCGCCTGCGATGCCATCAACCCGCGCGATTGGCCGCGCAACAGCCGCAACCCGCGCCGCGCCAACGCGACCGGGCCCCGCCCGGCGCCAATCTGGTTCGATCCATGCTGGCGGTAATCCATCGCCGGCTCGGGGTCGAACAGGACCCGCCCGCCGATGCCGGTAATCATCTGGTAGGCCCACCAGTCATGCAAAGGCGGCGCGCCGCCATCCGCCAGTGCCGCGGTCAGGGCTGCGACGCCGGCCGGGTTCAGCACCATGGTATTGCCGCTGGCGATGTTCTGCACCAGCGCGTTGCCAAACCCCGGTGGGCGCGACAGCCCGCGCGAGAGGCCAATGGGGTCCAGCGCATCATCCACCAGCCGCGTGCGCGCGGCGTAGAGGGCTGGTCCGGCCGATGCCGCCAAGGCCGCATCCGCGCGGGACACCTTGTCCGCGTACCAGACATCGTCCTGATCGCAGAATGCGGCCGACATCCCCGCCGGCACCAGCGGAAGCATCGACAGGAAATTGGCGGCAAACCCCCGCCCCGGCCCGCGCCGAACAGTCACGCGTTCCGGATAACGGGCCGCAAACCCCTGCAGTAGCGTGCCGGTCGCGTCGGTCGAGCCGTCGTCGCTGGCGATCAGCTGCCAGTCCGCGGTCTGCGCAGCAATGCTGTCCAACTGCGCCGGCAGGTGACGGGCGCCGTTGTAGGTGCCCAGCAGGATTGCCGTCGTCGCCACCCTTCAGCCCAGCGCGCGGCCGCGCGTCTCGATCCGCATCAGCGCTGCAATCACCGCGGCCGCCAGCAGCAACGCCGCAAAAAGACCCCCGGCAACCCCAAACCCTTGCGCAATCACCAGCACGAGCGCGGAGGGTGCCAGCAGACCAGCGGCACGCGCCGCCGCACTGGCCGTGCCCATCCCCGAGGCGCGCAGCGCGGTCGGGTAGATCTCGGGCGTAAAGGCGTAGAGGGCGCCCCAGGTGCCGAGCAGGGCAAAGCTCATCACCAACAGCGAGACTGCGATTACCGTCGGCGAGGGCGCGAGGGCAAAGCCTGCGCAACCGATGGCACTGAGAATCAGGAACGCGGTCAGCGTCGGCCGCCGGCCCCAAGCCTCAACCCCCCATGCGGCGAGCGCGTAGCCCGGCAGTTGCGCCAGCGCGAGGATCACCAGGAAGCCATAGCCACGTACAAAGCCGAAGCCTTCGCCCGCCAGCCGCGGCGGCAGCCAGGTGAACACGCCATAGTAGGCGAGCGAGACGAGGAACCACAGCGCCAGCACCGACAGGGTGCGCGCCCGCAGGGCGGGGCTGAAGAGGCCGCCCGTCACCGGCTCGATCCGCGGCAGCACTAGCCGGACCTCGGGCGCGAGGGGCGGGGCCTCGTTAGTCGCCAGCACCCGGCCGACGACCGCGCGCGCCTCGGCTTCGCGGCCCCGGCGCAGCAGGAACATCGGCGATTCGGGCACCCAAAGGCGCAGGCCGACGCCGATCAGCGCGGGAATGGCGGCGGCAAAATAGATCCAGCGGAATGCCTCGGGCGTGCCGGCGCGCGATGCCGCCCATGCGGTCAGGGCGATGGCGATGGTGCCAAGCGCCCAGAACCCCTCGAGCATGACCAGCCAGCGCCCGCGGTTCTTTGGCGGCAGGAACTCTGCCATCAGCGCATAATCGACGGGCAGCGTGCCGCCGACTGCCATGCCGGTCAGGAAGCGCAAGGCGAGCAGCGCGGTGAAATCATGCGCAAAGACCGAGGCGAGGCCAAAGATCGCGTCCAGCCCGACCGTCAGCAGCAGCACGTTGCGCCGGCCGATGCGGTCGGCCAGCCGGCCAAAGCCCGTAGCACCGAGGAACATGCCCAGAAAGAACAGCGTGCCGGTCTGCAGCGCCTGCGGGACCGAAATCCCGAAATGCGCGGCCAGCGAGGCGGCGGAAAATCCGACCGCGATCACCTGCATGGCATCGGCGGCCCAGACGAGGCCAAAGATGCCCAGCAGCCGCCGCTGGAACCTGCCGGTGCCGCCCTGGGCAAGCGCCTCGTCGATGGTCATCTGCATGGCTCGCCCCCGGGTCCCGCCGCTATGTCGGCCGCTGATGTCACGAAAGCGTCAATCGCGAAAGTGCTCGAATGTCACAGGGTTAGATGCTGCGTCAGCGCCTCGAGAGCCAGCACATAGCCGATCGGGCCAAAGCCGCAGATCATGCCGACCGACACCGGGGCGATGAAGGAATGATGCCGCACCGCTTCGCGCTTGTGGATGTTGGACAGATGCACTTCTGCCACCGGCAGCCCCACGGCGGACAGGGCGTCAGCGATGGCGAGCGAGGAATGGGTGTAGGCGCCGGCGTTGATGACGATCCCGTCGTGCTTGCCGCGGGCGGCGTGGACCGCGTCGATCAGCGCGCCCTCATGGTTGGATTGCAGGCATTCGACCGTCAGCCCGAGGCGCGCGGCTGCCTCCGCGCACATCTTCTCGATGTCGGCGAGGGTCGCGGCGCCGTAGATCTGCGGCTCGCGGGCGCCCAGCAGATTGAGGTTCGGGCCGTTGAGGATGAGGATCGAGGGCATGGCGCGCCTTTTGCAACTGCTGCGCCATGCTTGGCGAAAGCGCCGCCCGAGGGCAAGCGCCTGACAGGGCCGGCTCAGAGAGCGGCGATGCGAGCCTTCGCCGCGGCGTATTCGCCGGCAAGTTGCGCCACGCGGTCTGCCACCGGAATCACCGCCTCGACAGCGCCAATTCCCATGCCGCAGCCCCAGATCTGGCTCCAAGCCTTGGGCTTGCCGCTGCCGCCGGGCGAGGCGAAGTCCAACTGCGCGGGATCGCCAGTCCCCAGCGCCACCGGGTCCAGCCCCGCATTGCGGATGGATGGGGCAAGGTAATTACCGGAGATTCCGGTGATCGCGGCGGTAGTGACGATATCCTCAGCCCCGCTGTCGCAGATCATCTGCTTATAGGCCGGATCCGCGTTCGCCTCGGGCGTCGCGATGAAGGGGCTGCCGATATAGGCCAGATCGGCCCCCATCGCCTGCGCCGCCAGAACCGCGCCGCCGGTGGCGATGGCGCCCGACAGCAGCAGCGGTCCATCGAAGAACGCCCGGATTTCCTGCACCAGCGCAAAGGGCGATTGCGGGCCGGCATGCCCGCCCGCCCCGGCCGCCACCGCGATCAGCCCGTCAGCGCCCTTTTCCAGGGCTTTGCGCGCATAGGTCACGTTGATGATGTCGTGCAGGGTGATGCCGCCGCAGTCGTGCGCGGCCTCGTTCACCTCGGGGCGCGCACCCAGCGAGGTGATCCAGATCGGCACCTTGTGGCGATGGCAGATCTCGATGTCGCGCTGCAGGCGGGCATTGGTCTTGTGAACGATCTGGTTGACCGCAAAGGGCGCAGCCGGGCTGTCGGGATTGGCCTGATTGTGGCGGTCCAGTTCTTCCTCGATCCGGGTCAGCCAGGCCTCCAACCGGGGCGGCTCGCCGGCGGCCTCGCGCGCATTCAGCGCCGGAAAGCTGCCGACGATCCCGGCCTTGCACTGGGCGATCACCAAGTCCGGCCCCGATACGATGAACATCGGCGCGGCGACGACCGGAAGGCGCAGGCGGCTGAGGATCGGAGGCAGGGACATGGCGGCTTTCCTTCGCGCAGACGGCTCGGCGGCATGTGGATGGGATCGCGCCAAGGGTGCAAGTGCCGACGTCGCGGCGCCTTGCCCCGCGCCCGTCGCCGTCGCAATCTGCCGGGCAACGAGAGCATGGGGGCCGGAATGGATCTGGGGATCAAGGGAAAGCGGGCACTGGTCTGTGCCGCGTCAAAAGGCCTCGGCCTTGGCTGCGCCGAGGCGCTGGCCGAAGCCGGGGTCAATCTGGTCATCAACGCTCGCGGGCGCGATGCCCTGACCCGAGCCGCCTACAGCCTCGCCGACCGCTTTGGCGTCATGGTCGAGCCTGTGGCCGGCGACATCACAACCGAGGAGGGCCGCGACAAGGTGCTGACCGCCCTCGGCGGGCAGGCCGATATCCTTGTGAACAACGCCGGCGGCCCGCCCCCCGGCAACTGGACCGACTGGAGCCGCGACGACTTTATCCGCGCCTTCGACGGCAACCTGCTGTCGGCCGTGGCGCTGATGCAGGCGCTGGTGCCGGGCATGGCGGAGCGCGGCTGGGGCCGGGTGGTCAACATCACCTCGCAATCGGTGAAGGCGCCGATCCCGGAGCTTGGCCTGTCGAACACTGCCCGCCTTGGGCTGACCGGCTTTGTTGCCGGCGTCTCGCGCCAGGTTGCGCCGCAAGGGGTGTGCATCAACAACCTGCTGCCGGGGATGCATGCGACCGACCGGATGGTCCAGCTGGACGAAAATGCCTCTAAATCCCAGGGCATCACGCCCGAGGAGGCGCGCGCCCGCCGCGTGAGCGCCATCCCCACTGGCAGCTATGGCGAGGCCGCCGATTTCGGCGCCACATGCGCGTTCCTGTGCTCGCAACAGGCGCGCTTTATCGTCGGCCAGAACATCCTGCTCGACGGCGGGGCAAGTCGCGCGACCCTGTGACATTTCGCCCGCTCGCGGGCAAATTGCGAAAATGTCACGCAATTTGATGAGCATGTCGGCCCGGCCGGATGTATCTTCGTCCGAATGGGCAAAGTGCCCGCAGGGACAGGCAGATGAATACTCAGGCAGGAACGCTGCGCGCGTCGACGGCGGGTCAACTCGTCTCGGTGCTGTATCGCAGCCACGCATTGCTTTCTCGCGATGCGTTCGAGGCGTCGGGTGCACCGGCCCAATTCGCGGCCAACAATCGCCTGCGGGGAATCACGGGCTATCTGCATATCGAGGATGGGATGTTCTATCAGCATCTCGAGGGTGAAGCCGGGGCCATCGGTCCGCTGTGGAATGCAATCGCTGCCGACCCGCGCCATCGTGACGTAACGGAAATAGGCGGCGGCGCCATTGCGACTCGCCGATTCGATCGCTGGGCGATGGGATACAATGCCTCCGACCACCGCTCGCTGTTCGACTGGACGGCGCGTTCGGGGCTGTCACTGAAGGGCCGGCACTATGCCCAGGTGCTGACCGCATTCCTGGAATATGCCAGCGCCGGCGCGCGCGTGCCCGCCTAACTCATTACGCAATGAGCAAAAAAGAACACCCACCGGCGCGCGGGCCGGTGGGTGTTCCATTCTGCAGCCTTGGGCTTTCAGATCGCCAGATCTTCCAAGGCCTTGCCAGCCTCTAGGCTGTTTTTCACCCACTGCGGCCGACGCCCACGGCCCGACCACGTCTGGCTGGCGTCGTCGGGGTTGGCGTAGCGGGCATCACCCGCCGGGCGCGCACCCTGCGCCGCGCGGGTGCCGGTGGCACGCGAGCCGCGACGTTGACGTGTCACTTCGGCCAGGCTGGAAAAGCCGTGGGCACGAACGGCCTCCTCAGCGGCGGCCATCGCCTCGCGGCGTTTTCGATCGGCAAAGCTGGAAAGGGCACGATCAACCTTCGCGCGCAAGGCGCGCAATTCTTCCTGGGACATGTCTTCCAGGTTGGAATCATCAATCATTTGCGTTCCCCCATTCTTATTGTCAGCATTCCATGTAAGCCGGCGTTAACCATATTACACGGCCTGCGCAAGGGTTCTGCGATTAGCGCGGGCCGCGTTTGGCCAGAATGCGCTGCAATGTGCGACGGTGCATATGCAGGCGTCGGGCCGTTTCACTGACATTCCGATCGCATTGCTCGAACACGCGCTGGATGTGTTCCCAGCGTACACGGTCGGCGGACATCGGATTTTCCGCGGGCGGCGGGAGCATTTCGCCAGAAGCCAGCAATGCCGCAGTCACATCATTGGCATCTGCGGGCTTGGACAGATAGTCGGTGGCGCCCATCTTGACCGCGGCAACGGCGGTCGCGATTGCACCATAGCCTGTCAGAACGACAATTCGCGCGTCGGGACGGGCGGTGCGCAGATCCTCGACCACATCGAGGCCGCTGCCGTCCTCCAGCCGCAGGTCAATGACTGCGAAGGCCGGCGCGCTGTCGGCAACGGCGGCCCGTGCCTGCGCAACGGAGGCCGCGGTACGTGTTTGAAAACCGCGTTTTTCCATGGCCCGCGCCAGGCGCTCGACAAAGGCGGTGTCATCGTCGACCAGCAGCAGCGAGCGGTCCTGATCTGGCCCCAGTTCAACCTGCGCGCCCATGTGCAACCCCCGTGCCGCCGCGAATTTTGCGCGACACTATGACCCGGGAGCGTCGTGGTCAAATTTTGCGGTCGGCTTTCACGAAACAGGCGACGCGGCTGGCCATATCCTCGGGCGTGACTTCGCGGGTGAAGAATTCGACCGTGCCCGCGTCGGGCAGCACCAGGAATGTATTGGTCATGTGATCGACCAGGTAATACGGATCGCCGTCGTCATGCGCCTTGAAATAGTTGCGCCACTGCTTGTTCACCGCGGCTATTTCCTCGGGCGATCCTGTCAGGCCGAGCATGTTCGGATGCAGCGCATCAGTGAAATCGCGCAGCGCCTCGGGGGTGTCGCGTTTCGGATCGACCGTCACGAACACGGTGCCGACGTCATGGCCGGCCTCTTTCAGCAGATCGACGGCCTGCGCATTGCGCGCGCCATCCATCGGGCAGACATCGGGGCAAAACGTATAGCCGAAATAAAGCAGCGTCGGCTTAGTAAAGACCTCGCGGTCGGTGACGCGCTTGCCATTCTCATCGGTCAGGGTGAACGGGCCACCAAAGCTCTCCATGCCGCCGCCCGCCGCGCCCTGGGTGCAACCGGCGAAACGATCCCCCCCGGCCCGCTGGCCCAGCGCCCAGGCGCCGATCCCCAGCAGCGCGAGCGCGGCGATGGTTGCAGCAATGATGATCCGGCGGCTCTTCGTCACGACCGCGTCCTTTTGGTCTGGCTGATGTCGCGGGCATTGATCGCTGATCGCCGCGGGCGTATCAAGCGCGCCCATGTCGCACGTGCGACGCAAGGGTAAGGCGAGATGGACAGAACCGACCGCCCGATACCGCACCCCCATAACGAGCCGATCCGCCTGCGCACGCTGATCCTGCTGCGCTGGGTCGCAATTCTTGGCCAGTTGGTTGCGGTCGCCGTGGCTGTGGCGCTGGGGCTGCATTTCCAGAATGGCATGGTCCTTGGCGTGATCGCGATCGGGGCGGGGCTGAACCTCGTGCTATCCTGGCGCGGAGTGCGGCCGGATGGCTGGCAGGTGACGGCCCAGCTGGCGCTCGACGTGGCGCAGGTCGCGGCGCTGCTGGTGCTGACCGGGGGCATGTCGAACCCGTTCGCGCTGCTGATCCTGGCGCCCGTGACGATTGCCGCGACCGCCCTCAATCGCAACAACGTGCTGTTTCTGGGGCTGGCGACGGCGGCCATGGTCTCGTTCGCGGCCGTCATGTCGCTGCCGCTGGTGGACCGCGCCGGCCATGAACTGAAGATGCCGCACCTGCTGGAGGTCGGGCACTGGTTCGCGCTGGTCATCGCCATCTGCTTTTTCGCCGCCTACGCGCTGCGCGTGTCGAACGAGTTGCGCGCCCGCGCCACCGCCCTGTCGGCGACCGAGATGGCCCTCGCGCGCGAGCAGAAGCTGCAGCACCTGGGCGGGGTGGTCGCCGCTGCGGCGCATGAGATGGGCACACCGCTCGCGACCATCAAGCTGATCAGCACAGAGCTTGCGGATGAGCTTTCAGACATTCTGGAAGATCGCCCGGAGTTGGCGGGTGACTTGGCACTGCTGCGCCAGTCCGCCGACCGCTGCCGCGATATCCTGCGCAGCATGGGACGGGCCGGCAAGGACGACGTCATGCTGCACAACGCGCCGCTCGGCGCGCTGATCGAGGAGGCTGCCGCCCCCCACGCCGCCCGCGGCCGGATTGTGCAGAGCATGTCTGCGGACGGTTCCTCGCCCGAGCCGATGGTCAAGCGCGACCCGGGCGTGATCCACGGGCTGCGCAATCTGGTCCAGAACGCGGTCGATTTCGCCGCCCATACTGTGCGCGTGGAGGCGGCATGGAACGCGAGCCGGGTCATGGTCACGATCTCGGATGACGGCCCCGGCTATTCGCCCGCCATGCTGGCCCGGATTGGCGAGCCGTTCCTGCGCGCGCGCCGCCCCGACGACGACCGGCCCGGCTACGAGGGCATGGGGTTGGGTTTGTTCATCGCAAAGACGCTGCTCGAACGCTCGGGCGCGACGCTGACGTTCCGAAACGGCGGCCCCGGCGCGGTGGTCGAAGTCGCCTGGCCGCGCGCCCGGATCGAAAGCGATATCCGCGGACCCCTTGGCGATAACCCGGAAATTACCGCCTGACACAGCCATTCGCGCCTTGTGAATCGTTAATCGCTTATTAATAGATCGAAACTACCCCTGCGGTTGCAGGATGGAATCGCGATGGCGGTGCGAAAGTGTGGGTGACGTCGATCATAGCAGTCGGTGCGGCAACGCTGTCGCTGCTTTTGGCCCTGATGCTCTCGCGCTATCTGGAACCGGGCGATGCGGGGCGTGGGCGCCGGCTGGAGCAGCGGATCGCGCCCACCGCATTTCTGTATCGCGGCGAGCAACTGGTGGACGCCACCCCGCCGGCGCGCGCCCTGCTGACCCGCCTCGCCAGCGCCGACCGCACCAGCCTGCTCGGCTGGATCGAGGGTCGGGTGCCTGGTACATTATCCGCCCTTGCGGCGCTTCCGAGCGTCGGCCGGATCGAGGTCGACGGCGGTCAGGGGCGGGGCAGCGCCCGGCTGCGCCTGACGGCCGAGGATCTGGGTGGCGGCATGACCCGGCTGACACTGGCCGACCCGATGGCGGAATCAGCCGGGATCCTGGTCGATTCGCTCTCGCAATCCGCACTGGAGGAGGAGGCGTCGATGCTGCGCGATGGCATCGACAACGCCCCGATGCTGGCCTGGCGACAGGGGGCAGACGGCCAAGTCACCTGGGCCAATACCCCATACCTGGCCGAGGCCGAGGCGCACAGCCGCGACACCGGCGGCGCGACATGGCCTCTGCCGCGCCTGTTCGATCTGCCACTGGCGGGCATCCTCGCTGCCGACCTTGCGGCCGCTGACCACCCGGGGGCCGCACGGTCTCCCCCCCACCGCGCCAAGCTCGAAGGCGGCTTGCGGCCCGCTGGCACGTCGCAGGCCCTACGCTGGTTCGACTGCCACGCGCTCAGTTCAGGAGGGGAAACGCTGTGCTTTGCCCTGCCCGCCGATGCCGCCGTCAAGGCC
Coding sequences within it:
- a CDS encoding VOC family protein, with translation MAVRRIIANLPATDPVRLARFYCDVFGLAIPLEMGWIAFLKGDARPEIELHTASEGGSGTAMPAISIAVDDLDAVETAARAAGAAPVYGPVTEPWGVRRFYLRDPEGNLINVLAHTDAHHEG
- the gcvH gene encoding glycine cleavage system protein GcvH, with protein sequence MLRYTENHEWLRPEGDELVVGITDHAAEQLGDVVFIDLPEVGREVAAGDEIVVIESVKAASEITAPLAGTITAVNDVLGTDPGSVNTDAMGAWFFRIKPAEAGAADGFMDEAGYQALIG
- the gcvT gene encoding glycine cleavage system aminomethyltransferase GcvT; translated protein: MTDQSALRRTPLYDLHVAQGARMVPFAGWEMPVQYPLGVMGEHLHTRAKAGLFDVSHMGQVLVRGTPGGAPASEILETLVPADVIGLAEGRQRYGLFTSEDGGVLDDLMIANKGDHLFLVVNAGCADQDIAHLQTLDGVAVEVVSDRALLALQGPEAEAVLARLVPGAADMRFMDVAELDWDGATLWVSRSGYTGEDGFEISVPSDRAVELAEALLADEAVALIGLGARDSLRLEAGMPLYGHDMDLNTTPAAAGLGWSIPKARRTGGPRAGGFPGADKVLAEIAEGAKAIRRGLRPEGRAPIREGVPLFAAETGGESIGTVQSGGFGPTVGAPIASAILPADLADGTTIYAELRGKRVPVTIAPMPFVKPSYKR
- a CDS encoding glycosyltransferase family 2 protein produces the protein MATTAILLGTYNGARHLPAQLDSIAAQTADWQLIASDDGSTDATGTLLQGFAARYPERVTVRRGPGRGFAANFLSMLPLVPAGMSAAFCDQDDVWYADKVSRADAALAASAGPALYAARTRLVDDALDPIGLSRGLSRPPGFGNALVQNIASGNTMVLNPAGVAALTAALADGGAPPLHDWWAYQMITGIGGRVLFDPEPAMDYRQHGSNQIGAGRGPVALARRGLRLLRGQSRGLMASQAAALAASAARLTPTHRAQLAALQTGLAARSSLATARAMRRAGVYRQGFSGDAVFWTAVALGRL
- a CDS encoding MFS transporter, which encodes MQMTIDEALAQGGTGRFQRRLLGIFGLVWAADAMQVIAVGFSAASLAAHFGISVPQALQTGTLFFLGMFLGATGFGRLADRIGRRNVLLLTVGLDAIFGLASVFAHDFTALLALRFLTGMAVGGTLPVDYALMAEFLPPKNRGRWLVMLEGFWALGTIAIALTAWAASRAGTPEAFRWIYFAAAIPALIGVGLRLWVPESPMFLLRRGREAEARAVVGRVLATNEAPPLAPEVRLVLPRIEPVTGGLFSPALRARTLSVLALWFLVSLAYYGVFTWLPPRLAGEGFGFVRGYGFLVILALAQLPGYALAAWGVEAWGRRPTLTAFLILSAIGCAGFALAPSPTVIAVSLLVMSFALLGTWGALYAFTPEIYPTALRASGMGTASAAARAAGLLAPSALVLVIAQGFGVAGGLFAALLLAAAVIAALMRIETRGRALG
- the aroQ gene encoding type II 3-dehydroquinate dehydratase; the encoded protein is MPSILILNGPNLNLLGAREPQIYGAATLADIEKMCAEAAARLGLTVECLQSNHEGALIDAVHAARGKHDGIVINAGAYTHSSLAIADALSAVGLPVAEVHLSNIHKREAVRHHSFIAPVSVGMICGFGPIGYVLALEALTQHLTL
- a CDS encoding NAD(P)H-dependent flavin oxidoreductase — protein: MSLPPILSRLRLPVVAAPMFIVSGPDLVIAQCKAGIVGSFPALNAREAAGEPPRLEAWLTRIEEELDRHNQANPDSPAAPFAVNQIVHKTNARLQRDIEICHRHKVPIWITSLGARPEVNEAAHDCGGITLHDIINVTYARKALEKGADGLIAVAAGAGGHAGPQSPFALVQEIRAFFDGPLLLSGAIATGGAVLAAQAMGADLAYIGSPFIATPEANADPAYKQMICDSGAEDIVTTAAITGISGNYLAPSIRNAGLDPVALGTGDPAQLDFASPGGSGKPKAWSQIWGCGMGIGAVEAVIPVADRVAQLAGEYAAAKARIAAL
- a CDS encoding SDR family oxidoreductase, whose translation is MDLGIKGKRALVCAASKGLGLGCAEALAEAGVNLVINARGRDALTRAAYSLADRFGVMVEPVAGDITTEEGRDKVLTALGGQADILVNNAGGPPPGNWTDWSRDDFIRAFDGNLLSAVALMQALVPGMAERGWGRVVNITSQSVKAPIPELGLSNTARLGLTGFVAGVSRQVAPQGVCINNLLPGMHATDRMVQLDENASKSQGITPEEARARRVSAIPTGSYGEAADFGATCAFLCSQQARFIVGQNILLDGGASRATL
- a CDS encoding BLUF domain-containing protein, with the translated sequence MNTQAGTLRASTAGQLVSVLYRSHALLSRDAFEASGAPAQFAANNRLRGITGYLHIEDGMFYQHLEGEAGAIGPLWNAIAADPRHRDVTEIGGGAIATRRFDRWAMGYNASDHRSLFDWTARSGLSLKGRHYAQVLTAFLEYASAGARVPA
- a CDS encoding H-NS family nucleoid-associated regulatory protein, which gives rise to MIDDSNLEDMSQEELRALRAKVDRALSSFADRKRREAMAAAEEAVRAHGFSSLAEVTRQRRGSRATGTRAAQGARPAGDARYANPDDASQTWSGRGRRPQWVKNSLEAGKALEDLAI